One genomic region from Rhizomicrobium palustre encodes:
- a CDS encoding TonB-dependent receptor domain-containing protein, translated as MFRKYLMLSAAAAACTCPSFAQQVYSPDRASGVETVVVTASPIAKGLDASASITTQVDRSTILDAAGGNIADALANVPGVSGSGFAAGASRPIIRGMDASRVKLVEDGLSSSDVSDIGPDHGVPLDPLSTQQIEVVRGAATLRYGSQALGGVINAINNRVPTALPEKTMSTEVSGTYGSSANTGEGSVMTDIAAGNFAIHADGFYRTAGNYDTPNGTQANSFFVGNGFSAGSTYFFGNNSHTGAAVIQYDGKYGIPSDTTYILMRQTKFLSRSSFDVGAGPFGALNVDASYANYSHEEKNPDGSVNTTFKNKELDAHIEQLIGAIGPISNAAVGLQVQNRGFSAIGQDSSYLFPTQTNSVAGYIFADSDLSKTLHLETSARIENVRITGTPASDVRTTRDYTPVSGAIGLLYDASDFLKLGLTASSAGRAPAQTELFARGGHDGPQTYETGDPTLKIERSNSLEGTARLRLGKFNADFSAWSSWFDNYIYGALNGQSCSDDGVCSVGGGDLRELFYRQQGAHFWGLEGKGSLTLYEYGSGGLVGTLQGDFVRATLNDGSNVPRIPAMRIGWGLAWESDQFDLGVNATAAGKQTDAGAFDTATGGYTELNAKLAWRPMDGYQIELIGHNLTNAEERNAAAFNKDLVVAPGRDIRVVLTAKL; from the coding sequence GTGTTCCGTAAGTATCTGATGCTGTCCGCAGCCGCGGCAGCCTGCACCTGCCCGTCCTTTGCGCAGCAGGTTTATAGCCCCGATCGCGCGAGCGGCGTTGAAACCGTCGTGGTGACCGCCTCTCCGATCGCCAAAGGCCTTGATGCCAGCGCCTCGATCACTACCCAGGTCGATCGCAGCACCATTCTGGACGCTGCGGGCGGCAATATCGCCGATGCGCTCGCCAATGTGCCGGGTGTGAGCGGCTCCGGCTTCGCCGCCGGTGCCTCCCGCCCAATCATCCGCGGCATGGACGCCTCCCGCGTCAAGCTGGTGGAAGACGGGCTTTCCAGCTCGGACGTATCCGATATCGGCCCCGACCATGGCGTACCGCTGGATCCATTATCGACGCAACAAATCGAAGTGGTGCGCGGCGCGGCGACGCTTCGCTATGGCAGCCAGGCGCTGGGCGGCGTGATCAACGCCATCAACAACCGCGTGCCGACCGCCCTGCCGGAAAAGACCATGTCGACCGAGGTGTCAGGCACCTATGGCTCTTCGGCCAATACCGGCGAAGGCTCGGTGATGACCGATATCGCGGCGGGCAATTTTGCCATTCACGCGGACGGCTTTTACCGGACTGCTGGCAATTACGACACGCCGAACGGCACCCAAGCCAACAGCTTCTTTGTCGGTAATGGGTTCTCCGCGGGTTCGACCTATTTCTTTGGCAACAACAGCCACACTGGCGCTGCGGTCATTCAATATGACGGCAAATACGGCATCCCGAGCGATACCACCTATATCCTGATGCGGCAGACCAAGTTCCTGTCGCGTTCGTCCTTCGATGTCGGGGCTGGCCCGTTCGGTGCGCTCAATGTCGATGCGAGCTATGCCAATTACAGCCACGAGGAAAAGAACCCCGACGGCTCGGTCAACACCACCTTCAAGAACAAGGAGCTGGATGCCCATATCGAGCAGTTGATCGGCGCTATCGGTCCGATCTCCAATGCGGCGGTCGGTCTGCAGGTGCAGAATCGCGGCTTCTCTGCCATCGGTCAGGACAGCTCCTATCTTTTCCCGACACAGACCAACTCAGTCGCGGGCTACATCTTCGCCGACAGCGATCTGAGCAAAACCCTGCATCTTGAAACCAGCGCGCGCATCGAGAATGTCCGCATCACCGGCACACCCGCGAGCGATGTGCGCACGACGCGCGATTACACACCCGTCAGCGGCGCCATCGGGCTTCTCTACGACGCCAGCGATTTCCTCAAGCTGGGTCTTACTGCCTCCTCCGCGGGACGCGCCCCGGCCCAAACAGAACTCTTCGCGCGTGGCGGCCATGACGGCCCTCAAACCTATGAAACCGGCGATCCCACGCTGAAGATCGAACGCTCCAATTCGCTGGAAGGCACCGCCCGACTGCGCCTCGGCAAGTTCAACGCTGACTTCAGCGCCTGGAGTTCCTGGTTCGATAATTACATCTATGGCGCGTTGAACGGCCAATCCTGCAGCGACGATGGCGTCTGCTCGGTGGGCGGCGGCGATCTGCGCGAGCTCTTCTATCGCCAGCAAGGCGCGCATTTCTGGGGCTTGGAAGGCAAGGGATCGCTGACCTTGTACGAGTACGGCTCTGGTGGCCTGGTCGGCACGCTTCAGGGTGATTTCGTCCGCGCGACCCTTAATGACGGCAGCAATGTTCCACGCATTCCCGCGATGCGGATCGGCTGGGGTCTTGCCTGGGAAAGCGATCAATTCGACCTCGGCGTAAATGCCACCGCGGCCGGCAAGCAGACCGATGCGGGCGCCTTCGATACCGCCACCGGCGGCTATACCGAGCTGAACGCCAAGCTCGCTTGGCGCCCGATGGACGGCTATCAGATCGAACTCATCGGCCATAATCTCACCAATGCAGAGGAACGCAACGCCGCCGCGTTCAACAAGGATCTGGTGGTGGCGCCGGGCCGCGATATCCGCGTGGTGCTGACCGCGAAATTATAA
- the irrA gene encoding iron response transcriptional regulator IrrA — MTGFDDAAIARLRKAGLRPTRQRRELAEILFAETSEALTAEGLHALAVKAGIRVSLATVYGTLHSFCGAGLVREISIDSKRYFDTNIDNHQYFFFEEERRLVGVTELETGYRDMPPPPEGRRVSRVDVVVRLRKDEPFHRR, encoded by the coding sequence ATGACTGGGTTTGACGATGCGGCGATCGCGCGGTTGCGCAAGGCGGGATTGCGTCCGACGCGTCAGCGCCGCGAGCTGGCTGAAATCCTTTTCGCCGAGACGAGTGAAGCGCTCACAGCCGAAGGCTTACATGCGCTCGCTGTGAAGGCCGGCATCCGGGTCTCGCTGGCAACTGTTTATGGCACGCTGCACAGCTTCTGCGGCGCTGGTTTGGTGCGGGAGATTTCGATCGACTCCAAGCGCTATTTCGATACCAACATCGACAACCACCAGTATTTCTTTTTCGAGGAAGAACGCCGTCTCGTCGGCGTCACGGAATTAGAGACGGGCTATCGCGATATGCCGCCGCCCCCGGAAGGGCGCCGGGTCAGCCGTGTGGATGTTGTCGTGCGTTTGCGCAAGGACGAGCCCTTTCACAGGCGTTAA
- a CDS encoding GNAT family N-acetyltransferase: protein MCQIRKCSAADFERVVTLLRQLWPTKSLDQKRLKTVWDRALTNSSQHLICAIDGGDLVGFASMSIKNNLWAEGFLGHVDELIVTENSRGQGIGTALVEHLVGIAEQAGCVRLELDSAFHREEAHGFYESKGFKQRAYMFTRVL from the coding sequence ATGTGCCAGATACGTAAATGCTCGGCGGCCGATTTTGAGCGCGTCGTCACGCTATTAAGGCAGCTTTGGCCCACCAAATCGCTGGACCAAAAGCGCCTTAAGACGGTGTGGGATCGCGCCCTCACCAACTCCAGCCAGCATTTGATTTGCGCCATTGACGGCGGTGACTTGGTTGGCTTTGCTTCCATGAGCATCAAGAACAACCTTTGGGCTGAAGGTTTCCTCGGCCACGTGGATGAGCTGATTGTGACGGAGAATTCGCGCGGGCAGGGCATCGGCACCGCACTGGTCGAGCATCTTGTTGGCATCGCCGAGCAGGCGGGCTGCGTGCGCCTGGAACTCGACAGCGCCTTCCATCGCGAGGAAGCGCACGGCTTTTACGAATCCAAAGGCTTCAAACAGCGCGCCTATATGTTCACGCGCGTGCTTTAA